From the Lathyrus oleraceus cultivar Zhongwan6 chromosome 4, CAAS_Psat_ZW6_1.0, whole genome shotgun sequence genome, one window contains:
- the LOC127075887 gene encoding uncharacterized protein LOC127075887, protein MSSRGTSKGILEIAKFGIYVTVPIVLMYVYASNTDNTLHKFIGKKSYVEYPKDTQKPPPPEELREMAREIASKRNNP, encoded by the exons ATGTCATCACGGGGAACTTCAAAGGGGATTCTAGAGATCGCCAAGTTTGGGATTTACGTTACTGTACCCATCGTTCTTATGTACGTTTATGCCAGCAATACCGACAACACCCTCCACAAGTTCATCGGAAAA AAGTCATACGTTGAATATCCAAAGGATACACAAAAGCCACCACCACCAGAGGAGCTTAGAGAGATGGCGAGGGAGATAGCTAGCAAAAGGAACAACCCCTGA